The following DNA comes from Rhodopseudomonas boonkerdii.
ATGGCAACACATGCAACAGCGACAAGCAGCGCGACTGCACCAGCACGCAGTGAAAGGGGTTTGATCGACATGGCATCTCCTTGGGTTGCGGAGGCCGACCGGTCTTTGCACCGAAGCGGCGCCAAAGAGATCGGGAGATCCCTGCCCGTTACAAGCGAGACCGGCGTCACAAGCCCGTGACGCAGCGCGGCGCGACTGAGGCCGCGACGGCCTCGTCAACCATCTGTGGGATCGCGATCACGCGCCCGTAGGCGAATTGAGGAAAGAATGTGGAAACGGGTCGAACCCGATATCTCCGGAAGACACCCCCTCGTCGCGGTGCAAATCGACAGTGCCGAACAGCGGCGTCTATGTACCGGCGACGCGTCCGTCCGTGCACCTCGGCGATCCCGAATGTGGAGGAGGTCACGGCCTGCATGCGCAAGCAGACTGTTTATCCCAGCAGCAGCTGCAAGGCGGTGTTCGACAAACCGGTCGTCACCACCGTGAGCAGCAAGGTCCCGGCAGAGGATTAGTATGCAGTGGCCATCCAGGCGCGCGCATCGCGCTGCGCGGCGGCGATCTCGACATCCGACATCATATCGGCGACCTCGCGACGCATCGGAACGGCATCGACCCGGCCCTTGAGCGCAGCGAGATTGAACCACTTATGCGCGGCGACGAGATCCACGATCCCGGCGCGGCCGCTGGACCAATATATGCCGCGCTCGAACAATACGTCCTGGATCGCGGTCTCCGCGACCGGCGTCGCGGCCTCGAAATCGATCTGTCCCTGAAACATCGGTCATTCCTTTTCTTGTGTTTGCCGCCCCCACCGAGCGCGGCTCCTGTCCGTAATCTGACGTCTTCCCAACCGCCGGTTTGTCCGGCGTGTTGAGGCGATCATGACCGATCAAATTTGAATGGCAGTTTAAGTATCGCGATGAACGGTTTCTGAACGCAGCTGCCATGAAGGCTCCGCTGCGCAGTCGAAAACCCAGCATTCATGCGGGTTTTCTGCATTTTCGTGGATTCGGTTTACCCTGCCGGTTGGCGATCGCGTAACCATCGCGAACGGAGAGGCAGTTCGTAGGGCGGTGAGCCGAAAGCGTCATCCGCCATCCTTCGCCAAACGACATGGGCCGGCGGATTACGCTGCGCTCATCCGCCCTACGGCGCGACCGACTATCAAACAGGAAACGGGATCATCGCCGGGGATCGACCGCACCGGCGGAACAAGACGAGGGCGTCGGCAACACGTCAGGATCATGTCTGCGGCATGTGCCGGAGACTGCGGATCGATGACCCGCGGTTCGAGGAATGCCGATCACTGCATGACCGGCATCTCTGCCAGACCGCTGCGCTGAAGCCGAAGCCTTTCGCGACTACGATCCGGCCGTTCGACCTGATGTCTCGCCGACACCCTCTTTCGTCGACCAGAGCTATCGCTCTCGTGACGGCGCCGGCATTACTGCCGGCGTATTCCGGAAAGAAGAAGTTACTTCTTCTTGGCGGCCTTCTTCGCGACCTTCTTGGTCTTCTTGGCGGTCTTCTTGACTGCGGTCTTCGCAGCCTTCTTCACGGTCTTCTTCGCCTTGGCGACTTTCTTCACTGCCTTCTTAGCCATGTTGCCCTCCATTGAGATGGCTCAAATGCTGCGTGCAGTCGTGAATCGATATGCACACGATTCCGAATACACCAACGATTTCAAAAGAACAGTGGTCCGCTTAAGGAAGTGTTGAAGCTACGTCGCCCGGGTCAAGTCGATTCCCGCAGGTGCGGAGCGTTCATGCGGCTCGCGCATAGCAAAAGAAACGCCTGCAAAACCTGCGTCCCCGAAAGTCAAGTGCGACGCGCAGGCCTATTTTTGCAGCGCGCGCGCGAAGTGAACTAACAAACAACTACACAAAGTTCAGCCGCACGCGAATCGCGCCGACCGAACCGGAATCGCCCCCTCCCGAACGGCGGGTCGGTCTTACCGGCAACGAAAATATTTTTGGATAAGCGCGCCCGGAGCTCCCCTCAAACGCTCGTAACCGTCTCCTCCGGCGCGTCACTCACCGCGATTCGCGACTCGATTCTCCTGCCGGCGCCGCGCTCAGACACGTTCGGAAACGACGACGGCGCCGCGTCGGGCGGCGCCGTCGTCTCCAAACCGGATGTCATTTGGGCAACGTCAGAGCCCGAGCTTGCTCTTGAGTAGCTCGTTGACTGCCTGCGGATTGGCCTTGCCACCCGACGACTTCATCACCTGGCCGACGAACCAGCCCATCAATGCCGGCTTCGCCTGCGCCTGCGCCACCTTGTCGGGATTCGCCGCGATGATGTCGTCCACCACCTTCTCGATGGCGCCCATGTCGGTAACCTGCTTCATGCCGCGCTCTTCCACCAGTAGGCGCGGGTCGCCACCTTCCGTCCAGACGATCTCGAACAGATCCTTGGCGATCTTGCCGGAGATCGTCCCCTCCCCGATCAGGTCGATGATGGCAGACATCTGCGCCGCCGACACCGGCGAGGACGCGATGTCCTGGCCTTCCTTGTTGAGGCGGCCGAACAGCTCGTTGATCACCCAGTTGGCGGCCAGCTTGCCGTCGCGCGCCTTGTCCTTGAGACCGTCGATGACCGCCTCGTAGAACTCCGCGCTCTCGCGCTCGGCCACCAGCACGGCGGCATCGTAGTCCGACAGGCCGAACGCGCTGACGAACCGCGCCTTCTTGTCATCCGGCAGTTCCGGCAGGCTTGCCCTCAGCTCTTCGACAAGCGCTTCGCTGAGTTCCAGCGGCAACAGATCGGGATCCGGGAAGTAGCGATAGTCATGCGCCTCTTCCTTCGAACGCATTGAGCGCGTCTCACCCTTGTTGGGATCGTAGAGGCGGGTTTCCTGCTCGATCACGCCGCCGTCTTCGAGGATGCCGATCTGGCGGCGTGCCTCGTAATCGATGGCTTGGCCGATGAAACGGATCGAATTGACGTTCTTGATCTCGCATCGCGTGCCGAACGGCTCACCCGGACGGCGGACCGACACGTTGCAGTCGGCGCGCAGGTTGCCCTTTTCCATGTCGCCATCACAGGTGCCGAGATAGCGCAGGATGGTGCGCAGCTTCGACACATAGGCCTGAGCCTGCTCGCTCGACCGCATGTCGGGCTTGGAGACGATCTCCATCAGCGCCACGCCCGAGCGATTGAGATCGACCGAGGTGCTGGACGGATTGCGGTCATGCACCAGCTTGCCCGCATCCTGTTCGAGATGCACGCGCTCGATGCCGACGGTGGCGATGCTGCCGTCGGCAAGCTCGATGGTGACCTCGCCCTCGCCCACGATCGGCGACTTGTACTGGCTGATCTGGTAACCCTGCGGCAGGTCCGGATAGAAATAGTTCTTGCGGTCGAAAGTCGAGCGCCGGTTGATCACAGCCTTCAGGCCGAGCCCGGTGCGCACCGCCTGACGGACGCATTCCTCATTGATGACCGGCAACATGCCCGGCATCGCCGCGTCCACCAGCGACACATGGGTGTTCGGTGCGCCACCGAAGGCGGTGGACGAGCCGGAGAACAGCTTCGCCTTGGACGTGACCTGGGCGTGGATCTCCAGACCGATGACCATTTCCCAGTCGCCGGTGGCGCCCTTGATGAGCTTGGAAGGTTTGACAGGTGCGTTCATGGCGCGGTTCTACAGCGACGGAAGGCGCGGGAAAACCCCTTCCGTCGCCCTACCTTGACCCGACGCTTGGCAGGAGTGGCCGGCCGAACGGCGCTAGCGGCCCACCGCGATGACGTGATCCCTGATCGGCGCCGGCTTCGGCAGCAACTTGCTGCCGACCAGCCAGTCGTTGAGGCTTTCCAGCGCCACCAGTTCCTTTTCACCGACCGGGACGGGCTCGTCGTTCCGGTAATTGGCGACCCGTGTCGCGACCGCCGGGCTCAGCTTGAGCTCCTGCACCCAGAGCCGAGCAGCTTCCTCGCGATTCTGCTGCGCCCAGCGCGCGGATTCCCGGAGATCCTCAAGGACATCCTTCAGCAGTTCAGGATGCTCCGCGGCGAACGGCGTCCGCACGACATAGACCACCGCATTCTGCGAGCCGAACTCGCTTGCCTGCGCGATCACGCGCGCATCGCCATCGACCAGCGCAGTGGGAAAGAAGATGCTCCAGGCGGACCATGCATCCACATGCCCGTTGGCGAAAGCTACCGCGGAATCCACCGGGCTGAGGAAGGCGCGCTTTACCGCCGTCGACGCAACTCCGGCTTTCTCCAGCGCCTTGGTCAGCTGATAGTCACCTGTCCCGCCGCGATTGACGGCCACAGTGCGGCCGGCGAGATCCGCGACGGTCTTGATGTTTGATCCATTCCTGACCACGATACCCGAAGAGTCACCTGCATCCCACTGATAGGCGAACAGCGAGATGGGCGCGGTGCCGACCAGCGAAGAGATCGCAGCGCTCGAACTACCGATGGTGATATCGATCGCATTGGCGTTGAGCGCCTCCGCCGCCGGCGCATAGGCGAGGAACGGCCCGACCCAGGCGACCTTGATGTTCCTGGCAGCCAGACGCTTCTCCAGCGTGCCGCGCAGCCGGCTGATCGACAGCGGCTCAGGCCCGCGCAGGTAACCGAGCCGGAGCGTTACCGGCGCCTCCGGCGACGCGGCCTCGGCCACGGACACGGCGCCAAGACCAGCGAGAAACGCGGCAGCCACCCGCAAGAAAATAGAGCGTAACATCGTCATCCCCGTGCAGCATTGAAGAACGGACCGATCGCATGGCCAGCCTCGCGCCGGTCGCCGCGATCGAAGGGAAGCAGCGGCAGCAGCAAGTCCGCCACCCGGTAGGTTTCCTCCAGCAACGGCTGGCCGGATACGATGAAGGTGTCGAAGCCGACATCGCGATATTCCAGGATGCGTGCAGCGACGGTTTCGGGATCGCCGACGATGGCAGTGCCGGGCCCGTTGCGCACCAGCCCGAACCCGGCCCAAAGATCCGGATAGACCTCCAGCTCGCGCGCATGTTTCGGCTTCTGTGTACCGACGATGTCGCGCATGCGACGCTGGCCGACAGAATCCGAGGACGCGTTGCGCGCCTGGGCGCCGGCCACGGCGGTGTCGTCCATTCGATCGAGCAACCATTGCGCAGCGTCCCACGCCTCCTGCTTGGTCTCGCGGACGATCAGATTGATGCGAAGACCAAACTTCACCGTGCGGCCGAGCGCCTTGGCGCGCTCGCGCACCGCCTTGATCTTCTCGGCAGCCTGCGGCGGCGGCTCACCCCAGGTCAGATAGGTGTCTGCATGACGCGCAGCGACTGACAGCGCCGGCTCCGAGGAGCCGCCGAAGAACAACGGCGGATATGGCTTCTGCACCGGCGGCAACCGCAGCTGTGCGTTGCGCAGGTTAAGATACCTGCCCTGGAAATCGACCACCTCGCCCGCAATCAGGCGGCGATACAAACCCCAATATTCGTCCGTCAGGGCATAGCGTTCGTCATGACCGAGCTCGATGCCATAAGGCGGCATCTGGTGCTGTTCGCCGGTCACCATGTTGAGGATCAACCGACCATCCGAAAACTGATCGAAAGTCGCCGCCTTTTGCGCCAGCATAAGCGGCGCCACGATGCCAGGGTGCACGGCAATGATAAACTTCATTCGCGTCGTGAGCGGGATCAGCGATGCGCCTAGCACCCACGCATCGTGCTCACCGCCACCGGTCGCCAGCAACGCGCCGGTATAGCCGAGATGATCGACCGCACGCGCGACCTGGGCAAGATAGGCATGATCGATGACGCGGCGGCCTTTCTCGCTCCAGGGATACGGGCCGTCCTGCGGGATCAGGTACCAGTAAATCTCCATTCCAACCTCCCTTATCCCTGTCGCAACAGCTCATGCGCGAGCGCGAGCGGCTCTGGATTGATCCAGCCAGTCACGTCGAAATCTTTTGTGATGAAGCCATGACGCAGCAGGAAGTCCTTCTGGCTCGCCAGCCCCTGTCGCCGGATCTCGGACAGATCGAGACCAAAGTTGTGTGGCGCGCTCGCACCATAGGCGGCGCGCGCTTCGTCAGCCGATCGGCCAACCTCCTTACCGATGATGTCGAACACCTCGGCCGGATGCGCCACGGCCCAGTGTGACGCGTGCAGCAACACCGCGAGATAGCGCGCCACCAGATCCGGCCGCTCCTGCGCCGTGCGCCGATCGACCGTCACTGGCCGCGGATTACCGTTGTTCACACGGCGCAACGGATCCGGTTGCTCGGCCAGATTGATCAGGGGGCGCAAGCCATGCGCCGTTACCGTTCCGAGTCCAGGCGCGCCCTTCACATAGATCGCATCGACATCACCGCGCACGAGCGCATCCGCTTCCAATTCGTGAAAACGGCCATTGGCGATGCCCGCCGCCACCGCAAATGTCGGTTGATCGCTCGTGATATCGACGAGCTCATTCTCGGCGAGCTGAATACCAGCGACCGCAAGACCAGACTCGATTCCGCGGAGCGACATGGCGCGCGCAAAATCGACACGCTGGCCGTGCTGCTTGGGCAAACCTATCTTTCTGCCGCGCAGATCGGCGAGAGAATGAATGTCTGAATCCGCGCGAACGACGATAGCCTGATACTCGTCGATCCATGTCAGCGCCACGGTCACGGTGTCACGGCCTTCCGATCGTGCCCAGATCGCAGGAATGTTGCCGCCTTCGCGAAACAAGCCGGGCAAGGAGTGATCGAAATGCGAGATGTTCACGCGAGGATCGTCGGAGTCGCGGATCGACTTCAGCACAATTCCGGATTTTGCGAATTCATCGCGCAGCAACCCGAGATCAAGCGCAATGCCGGATGCGGTTGGAACAGGACAACGCGTGTACCACAGCTCATCGACAGAGGATGATCTTTCAAACTCGCTTGGTATCAGTCGTTGCGTCGTTACAGTCATCGACATCTCCTGTAAGAAATCGAGCGCGTCGTGACGTTTCGATAGACCAACATCGATGGGTGAACGACCGAAAAAGAACGACGAAGCGTAGTTTGAAATGAACGCGCTGTTCTGAGGAGAGATGCCATGACTTTTGTTCTCCGTGTTGGCGTCCACGCCAATAATCCCTCTCTGCTCGTGCTCAGCCAGAATGGGCTACTCGAACAACGCATCGCCGCGCGCGACGGGCGCGTGGAGTGGTTGAAGATCGCCGCCGGCGCACGCACTGTCGAATATGTCGGCGCCAATCTGATCCAGGTCGGAGGCACCGGCCTCACGCCGCCGATCGCTGCGCAAGCCAAAGGCGTGCCGATCGTCACTTTCGCAGCATCGGAAGCGCGCGCGGTGGGCGGGATCTATGTTCGCAAGGACAGCAAGGTGAAGACCATTACCGATCTCGCCGGCAAGACGATCTCGCTTGCCGTCGGGTCGTGGTTGCAGGCTTTGCTGGCTACGGCACTCGATCGCGACGGACTGAGCTGGAACGATATCGTTCCGCTCGATCTGACCGAGTCGGAATCGCGGCAGGCATTGCTGGCTGGCGACATCGATGCGTGGGTGTCGGGCGGCGGTTTACGCGGCGGCGCCGACGAGATCCGTGCGATCGCCAATACCGGAGACCTGGTCAGCAATCCATCGGTGTTCTTCGCACGTCGCGATTTCGCAGAAGCACATCCGGACACGATTGCCGATGTTGCAAGCGCCCTGCAGGATACCGATCGCTGGATTGCACAACATCCCACAGAGGCTGCGGCGGTGCTCGCTCGCGTCGCCGACGGCCCGCTCGATATCGGCGAATGGGAAACGCATATCGCCCGGCGCCCGTGGGGCATTCATCAGATCGATGATCGCTTCATCGCCGACCAGCAGAAAGCTGCCGATATTTTCTTCAGGTTCGGGTTGCTGCCGCGCAAGATCGACATTCGCGATGCAATCTACCGCCATCCGCTGAATCTCGATCGCGCAGCGTAAAGTGCACCGGCGAAGTGCAGGCAGCGGGATCAACGCCGCTTCCTGCACCTGCCTTCTCACATCCCCTGCACAAACGCCCGGAATACCGGGCTCGCGCGCAGCGTATCGCGTCCGGCGGCGATCACCTCGTCCACTTGCGCCTGAGGCAGCTGGAAACGTGTCGGAATCGCCTCGAGCATCGCCGCTCGCGCGGGATCGAGCTGGTCGAAGCCGAGCCGCCCGACGAAGAGCTGCAGATCGTTGCAGCGCCAGCCGGGACCGGCACCGTAGCGCGCGCGATCGGCCGCGGACAGACCGCACCGCCAGCGCACCAAGGCCGATTGCCAGTCCTTCATGGTACGCTCGAACGCGGTGTAGCTCGATCCGACACTGGCATCGATGGTGGTATCCACGGCGGCCTTGATGAGCTCGACGCCATTCGGCCCCTCCACCGTATTGATCCAGTCACCGGACAGGCCCGTTTTCGAATCCACCACCAACAAAACGCCACGGCGCAGCCGCACCGCTTGCTGCGGCGCCAGCGGGCCATAAGGTGTCTCGGAGGACTCACGCACGATGGTCAGCGGAGCAACACCGTAATTGTCGACCAGACCGCCATCCAACAGCTTGATGAACGGTACCGCGCCTTCGCGATAACGCAGCACCGCCTTTGCATAGGAACTCAGCATCGGCGACGTATTGGGATTGGAGGCCGCGCGCGTCACCCAGCGCGGCAGCGGCTCCTTGCAGGTACCGGGGAAGGCCTGAACCACCGCTGGCGCGAAAGCGAGCGGAACGGCGGCGGAGGCCGCCACGGCAGCCGACAGCGGATATTTGTTCAGGTCGCTGCAGATGGCGGAAAACGCCGTTTCGTTGAAAACAAAGGGCACCCGGTTATAGATGTCGGACGCATTGAGCCAAACCCGCAACGAGCCACGATTGCGCAGGCTTGCAAAGGTTGCGTTGTCGAACAGGTTGGCATCGAGCCAGGCCGTGAAGGCCTTTGAATCGTTGATGCCGCCTCCGAGTGCGCGGCCGATGGTGCCGAGCGAGAGCTGCGTGTTGAGCGGCGCTTCCGCATTCTGCAGCAGGAAGCGCTCGCGGAAATCGGACAGGGCCGCGCGCTTCTTCAAGCCGAAATAGGCTGCCGTCACCGAACCGCCGGAGACACCGGACAGAAAATCGATCCGTTCGAGCATCGTATCTGATGCGCCGCGCACCGGCATGCGGCTGAGTTCGTCCAGCACGCCGAACGAGAAAGCGGCAGCGCGCGTACCGCCGCCGGAAAACGAGAAACCGATCAGGAGATCGTCGCGCTCGGCGGGATCGGTAAAGTCGATGCCGTAGTCGGGATCGAGAACGGCGCCGGCCAATGGCACGTTGACGGGAATATTGTAGACCGAGGTGCAGCCGAGCAGCAGCGCACAAGTCGCAGCGACCGCACCGATCGAACGAAACACACGCATCACCGTCTACCGATCCCCAACCGGGTCGCATCCGCGCGACCGTCTCCGAACCATCCCCATCCGGAGCCGCCATCCGCACAATACCGCGAACCATTGCCAATTTACGCAAGCGGACAATCGCGCCCGCAACATGGCTAATGAAAGGTGAAACGGCAGGCGGGTCGGAGCAGCGCGCCTACCACCACTTGTTCGGCGTGAAGCGGCCCGATGCCTGTTCGATCACTTCGCCGAGCGAGAACAGCGTCTCCTCGTCGAAGGGACGGCCGATCAGTTGCAGGCCGAGCGGCAGCCCTTGCGCGTCCTTGCCGGCGGGCACCGCGATGCCCGGCAGGCCCGCCATATTCACCGTCACCGTGAAGATGTCGTTGAGATACATCTCGATCGGGTCGGCGCCGCCCTTCTCGCCGATGCCGAAGGCGGCCGACGGCGTCGCGGGCGTCAGGATCGCGTGGATACCCTTGGCAAAGCAGTCCTCAAAATCCTTCTTGATCAGCGTGCGGACCTTTTGCGCACGAAGATAATAGGCATCGTAATAGCCGGCGGAGAGCACATAGGTGCCGATCATGACGCGGCGACGCACTTCCGCGCCAAAACCTTCGGCGCGGGTGTTCTCATACATGTCGACGATGTTGCGGCCGGGCACGCGCAGGCCGTAGCGCACGCCGTCATAGCGCGCGAGATTCGACGAGGCTTCCGCAGGCGCCACGATGTAATAAGCCGGCAGCGCGTATTTGGTGTGCGGCAGCGACACCTCGACAAGTTCGGCCCCTGCTGCCTCAAGCTGCTTCGCGCCATCCTGCCAGAGTTTTTCGATCTCGGCCGGCATGCCGTCGATGCGGTATTCCCTGGGAATACCGATCTTCATGCCCTTCACGGATTTGCCGATGGCGGCTTCGTAATCGGGTACTTCGCGATCGACCGATGTCGAGTCCTTCGGATCGTAACCGGCCATCGAGCGCATCAGGATCGCGGTGTCGCGCACGGTGCGCGCAACGGGACCGGCCTGATCGAGCGACGACGCGAATGCCACCGTGCCCCAGCGCGAGCAACGACCATAGGTCGGCTTCAGGCCGACGATGCCGGTGAAGGCGGCGGGCTGGCGGATCGAGCCGCCAGTGTCGGTGGCGGTGGCACCGAGGCAGAGATTGGCAGCGACCGCGGACGCGGAACCGCCGGACGAGCCGCCCGGCACCAGATTGACGTCCGAGCCTTCGCGGCGCCACGGATTGATCACCGGGCCGAAGCACGAGGTCTCGTTGGCCGAGCCCATGGCGAATTCGTCATTGTTAAGTTTGCCGAGCATGACCGCACCGTCGCGCCAGAGCTGCGCGGTCACGGTCGACTCGTAAGGCGGCACGAAATTGCCGAGAATCTTCGAGCACGCCGTGGTGCGTACGTCCTTGGTCGCGAACAGATCCTTGATGCCGAGCGGAATGCCGCCGAGCGGACCGCCCTCGCCCTTCGCGATCTTCGCATCGGCCGCCTGCGCCATGGCGCGCGCCTGCTCCGGCGTCTCCAGCACATAGGCGTTGAGCACGCGGGCGTCTTCCATCGCCTTGAGATGCGCATCGGTGAGTTCCACCGACGTGAAAGACTTGTTCGCGAGGCCGTCGCGGGCCTCGGCGAGCGTGAGCGACGTCAGATCTGTCATCTATTTATTGACCGGGCTGCAGAAGAAGGGAGAGAGCGTCTTGTCGTCTTCGGGGGCCTCGCCGTTGAACTGGGCGCGGCGTTTCTTGTCGTCTTCGAGCTGCGCGGCCTGCACCTTGTCTAGAATGGCATCCATGGCGGCGTCCACATCCTTCATCTCGCCCTGACGTTCCATCTGGTCGAGATAATCCATGTAGAGGCTGTAAGCCTTCTCATCGTCGCAAAGCAGGCACATGGCCGTTTCCTGTCTCGCTGTTACTCGACGACTTTCGGCACCAGGAAGAAGTTGTCGTCGGCTTCCGGCGCATTCCGGGTGACGAGATCGACGATCTCACCATCGGTCACGGCGTCGATGCGCTTCTTCATCTCCATCGGCATCACCGAGGTCATCGGCTCGACGCCGTCGACATTCACTTCCTGCAGCTGCTCGACGAAGGCCAGCATGGCATTCAGCTCGCCCTGCAGATGGGGAACCTCTTCCTCCTTGACCGCGATGCGCGCGAGATGCGCGATACGGCGAACGGTGGCAGCATCAACCGACATTTATATAGGGCCTCTGGGCGAAATCTGCCTGCCGTATAGCAGACAGAGCTTTCGCGCCGCAACCGCACGCCGGAACCGGCGTAGCCGTAGGGCGGACGAGCCGAAGGTGTATTCCGCCGTTCTTCGCCAATATCCGCCCGGCCGGCGGGCGGATTACGCTGCGCTTATCCGCCCTACGATTTGAGCGCAGCCATCCGCGCCAGCGCGTCCGCAGCCAGTTTCCGCGTCAACTCCGCCGCCGGCAACGCGCCGCCGAGATGCACCGCCTGACCGGCCCATAGATTGGTGAAATCGACCTTGCCGAGTTTTTCGGCTGCGGTTTTGAGCGGACCCAGCGCCACCGCAGAATGCGGGAATGCCGGGGCGTCCGCCGAGATCGGCCCGACCTCGCGCATCACGCGGTTGATTACGCCGCGTGCCGGCCGGCCGGTCATCACATTGGTGATGACGGTCGAATCATCGACCGCCCCGGAATAGGCCGCCTTGACCGCTGCGCTCGATTTCGATTCCGGACAGCGCAGATAGGCCGTGCCGAGTTGCACGCCGGCGGCGCCAAGCGCGAAGGCGGCGGCAATACCACGTCCGTCGCCAATACCGCCCGCTGCGATCACCGGCACCTTCACGGCATCGACCACCTGGGGCAGCAAGGCGAACAAGCCGGGTTGGGTCTGGATGTCGTGCGTGAGGAACATGCCGCGATGGCCGCCGGCTTCCGCGCCTTGCGCGATGACAACATCGGCGCCGTTCTGCTCAAGCCAGACCGCCTCGCGCACGATGGTCGCGGATCCCATCACGATACAGCCGGTGGCCTTGACGCGCGCAAGCAGCGCGGGCGGCGGCAGACCGAAATGAAAGCTCACGACTTCCGGGCGCAGCTCCTCGACGGCCGCACACATCACCTCGTCGAACGGCGCACGATTGGCGACATTGGAGGGCGCGTCGCGGTCGAGCCCGAGTTCGGCGAAATAAGCCGACAACCGGTTGCGCCAACCGGCTTCGCGTCGCGGATCGGCATCCACGCCGGTATGGGCGAAGAAATTCAGGTTGACCGGTCCCGACACGCGCTGGCGAACGGTCTCAACCTGATCGCGCATCTTCTCGGCCGAGATCGCGGCACAGGGCAACGATCCGAGACCGCCGCCTTCGATCACCGCGATCACCATGTCGGTATCCACCGGCCCGATCATCGGCGCCTGCACG
Coding sequences within:
- a CDS encoding NAD(P)H-dependent flavin oxidoreductase encodes the protein MWPDRRLIDLLKIEAPIVQAPMIGPVDTDMVIAVIEGGGLGSLPCAAISAEKMRDQVETVRQRVSGPVNLNFFAHTGVDADPRREAGWRNRLSAYFAELGLDRDAPSNVANRAPFDEVMCAAVEELRPEVVSFHFGLPPPALLARVKATGCIVMGSATIVREAVWLEQNGADVVIAQGAEAGGHRGMFLTHDIQTQPGLFALLPQVVDAVKVPVIAAGGIGDGRGIAAAFALGAAGVQLGTAYLRCPESKSSAAVKAAYSGAVDDSTVITNVMTGRPARGVINRVMREVGPISADAPAFPHSAVALGPLKTAAEKLGKVDFTNLWAGQAVHLGGALPAAELTRKLAADALARMAALKS
- the gatC gene encoding Asp-tRNA(Asn)/Glu-tRNA(Gln) amidotransferase subunit GatC, with amino-acid sequence MSVDAATVRRIAHLARIAVKEEEVPHLQGELNAMLAFVEQLQEVNVDGVEPMTSVMPMEMKKRIDAVTDGEIVDLVTRNAPEADDNFFLVPKVVE
- the gatA gene encoding Asp-tRNA(Asn)/Glu-tRNA(Gln) amidotransferase subunit GatA yields the protein MTDLTSLTLAEARDGLANKSFTSVELTDAHLKAMEDARVLNAYVLETPEQARAMAQAADAKIAKGEGGPLGGIPLGIKDLFATKDVRTTACSKILGNFVPPYESTVTAQLWRDGAVMLGKLNNDEFAMGSANETSCFGPVINPWRREGSDVNLVPGGSSGGSASAVAANLCLGATATDTGGSIRQPAAFTGIVGLKPTYGRCSRWGTVAFASSLDQAGPVARTVRDTAILMRSMAGYDPKDSTSVDREVPDYEAAIGKSVKGMKIGIPREYRIDGMPAEIEKLWQDGAKQLEAAGAELVEVSLPHTKYALPAYYIVAPAEASSNLARYDGVRYGLRVPGRNIVDMYENTRAEGFGAEVRRRVMIGTYVLSAGYYDAYYLRAQKVRTLIKKDFEDCFAKGIHAILTPATPSAAFGIGEKGGADPIEMYLNDIFTVTVNMAGLPGIAVPAGKDAQGLPLGLQLIGRPFDEETLFSLGEVIEQASGRFTPNKWW